From Suricata suricatta isolate VVHF042 chromosome 1, meerkat_22Aug2017_6uvM2_HiC, whole genome shotgun sequence, a single genomic window includes:
- the LOC115283061 gene encoding platelet factor 4-like, producing MKLVSQVFNPRASSGLLLLGLLLLPAVVALPGVDPEEDEHLRCVCVKTISRLHPKNINSLEVIGASAHCPVPQMIATLKNGRKMCLDLNAPLYKKVIRKLLQS from the exons ATGAAGCTTGTATCCCAGGTATTCAACCCCAGGGCAAGCTCGGGGCTGCTGCTCCTGGGGCTGCTGCTCTTGCCAGCTGTGGTCGCCCTCCCCGGAG tgGACCCAGAAGAAGATGAGCACCTGCGCTGCGTGTGTGTGAAGACCATCTCCAGACTCCATCCCAAGAACATCAACAGCCTGGAGGTGATAGGTGCCTCAGCCCACTGCCCCGTTCCCCAGATGAT AGCTACTCTGAAGAATGGTAGGAAAATGTGCCTGGACCTGAACGCCCCTCTGTATAAGAAAGTAATCAGGAAGCTTTTGCAGAGCTAG
- the PPBP gene encoding platelet basic protein, which yields MGLRPNATSSCARASPLLALLLLRSLFLSSLVPCATGETRSVDPELFVELRCLCMNTVSGIHPSNIQNLQVLRAGPHCANVEVIATLKNGNKVCLDPEAPKIKKIVQKILESKEPMA from the exons ATGGGCCTCAGACCGAACGCCACCTCCTCCTGCGCCCGCGCCAGCCCGCTTCTGGCCCTGTTGCTCCTGCGGTCGCTGTTCCTGAGCTCTCTGGTTCCCTGCGCCACAGGAGAAA CTAGAAGTGTGGACCCGGAGCTGTTCGTTGAACTCCGCTGCTTGTGTATGAACACGGTCTCTGGCATCCACCCAAGTAACATCCAGAATTTGCAGGTGCTCAGGGCAGGACCCCACTGTGCCAACGTCGAAGTGAT AGCCACGCTGAAGAACGGGAACAAAGTCTGCCTAGACCCAGAAGCTCCCAAAATCAAGAAAATAGTCCAGAAAATTTTGGAAAGTAAAGAGCCAATGGCTTAA